A single window of Actinoallomurus bryophytorum DNA harbors:
- a CDS encoding BlaI/MecI/CopY family transcriptional regulator: MNSPDQQRRPSGMLEDEVLAALWRGGRPMSPAEVQSSLGGALAYTTVMTTLARLHRKEMATRTREGRGYVYFPCVDEAGHTAAAMNALLRRRQDHAAVLARFVSELPPEDERLLLRLLRDEEAR, translated from the coding sequence ATGAACTCGCCCGACCAGCAGCGACGACCTTCCGGCATGCTCGAGGACGAGGTGCTGGCCGCGCTGTGGCGGGGCGGGCGGCCGATGAGCCCGGCGGAGGTCCAGTCCTCGCTCGGCGGAGCCCTCGCGTACACCACGGTGATGACGACCCTCGCCCGCCTGCACCGCAAGGAGATGGCCACGCGCACCCGCGAGGGGCGCGGATACGTCTACTTCCCCTGCGTCGACGAGGCCGGCCACACGGCCGCGGCCATGAACGCCCTGCTCCGTCGCCGTCAGGACCACGCCGCGGTGCTCGCGAGGTTCGTCTCGGAACTCCCGCCGGAGGACGAACGCCTGCTGCTGCGCCTCCTACGGGACGAAGAAGCCCGCTGA